A genomic region of Methanosarcina thermophila TM-1 contains the following coding sequences:
- a CDS encoding inositol-3-phosphate synthase: MTKIKIAIAGIGNCASSLIQGIEYYKAEDREPIGLMHREIGGYKPGDIEVVAAFDIDARKVGKDVSEAIFAPPNCTAVFCPDIPSTGVKVKMGRVLDGVSEHMKNYDENYTFVVSKEKEATKEDIVNELKKSGAEMLLNYLPVGSEEAARFYAECALEAGVAFINNMPVFIASDPEWAKRFEEKNIPIIGDDIKAQLGATITHRVLADLFEKRGVKLERTYQLNTGGNTDFLNMLNRDRLASKRESKTEAVQSVLSRKLENYNIHIGPSDYVAWQKDNKVCFLRMEGKLFGDVPMNLELRLSVEDSPNSGGVVIDAIRCCKLALDRGIGGVLYSPASYFMKHPAIQYPDDEAYRRTEEFIAGTRER, encoded by the coding sequence ATGACAAAAATAAAAATAGCAATTGCAGGAATCGGAAACTGTGCAAGCTCTTTGATACAGGGCATTGAATACTATAAGGCTGAAGATAGAGAGCCCATCGGATTGATGCACAGGGAAATTGGAGGATATAAGCCGGGCGATATAGAAGTTGTTGCTGCTTTTGACATCGATGCCAGGAAGGTAGGAAAAGATGTTTCCGAGGCTATTTTTGCTCCCCCGAACTGCACAGCGGTTTTTTGCCCTGATATTCCATCCACAGGTGTGAAGGTTAAGATGGGTAGAGTCCTTGATGGAGTCTCTGAACATATGAAAAATTATGATGAGAATTATACCTTCGTTGTCAGCAAAGAAAAGGAAGCTACAAAAGAGGATATCGTAAACGAACTTAAAAAATCAGGTGCCGAAATGCTTCTCAATTACCTGCCTGTAGGTTCTGAAGAAGCAGCCCGTTTTTACGCTGAATGTGCTCTTGAAGCAGGGGTAGCTTTCATAAACAACATGCCTGTTTTTATTGCAAGTGATCCTGAGTGGGCAAAAAGATTTGAGGAGAAAAATATTCCGATTATTGGTGATGATATCAAAGCCCAGCTTGGAGCTACTATCACACACAGAGTTCTTGCAGATCTTTTCGAAAAGCGAGGCGTAAAGCTCGAAAGAACATACCAGCTCAATACCGGAGGAAACACTGATTTTCTAAACATGCTTAACAGGGATAGGCTTGCCTCCAAGAGAGAATCGAAGACTGAAGCCGTCCAGTCCGTACTTTCCCGGAAGCTTGAGAACTATAATATTCACATAGGACCCAGTGACTACGTAGCCTGGCAAAAGGACAATAAAGTATGTTTCCTGAGAATGGAAGGTAAGCTTTTTGGGGACGTGCCCATGAACCTTGAACTCAGGCTATCGGTTGAGGACTCTCCTAACTCTGGAGGTGTGGTAATCGATGCTATTCGCTGCTGCAAACTGGCTCTTGACCGCGGAATAGGAGGAGTGTTATATTCCCCGGCTTCCTACTTCATGAAACATCCTGCTATTCAGTACCCTGACGATGAGGCTTACAGGCGGACTGAAGAATTTATAGCTGGAACCCGGGAACGTTAA
- a CDS encoding S-methyl-5-thioribose-1-phosphate isomerase, translating into MRTIDWKDESNSVVLVDQTLLPKEYRIIECKTLSSLCEAIKSLRIRGAPALGAAGGFGIALAAFLSEAKDIETITRDLEVAGKTLKSTRPTAVNLSWGVDRVLRAISDAFDVQGVRDIALQEAKDIAEEDVAINKLIGKYGAKLLKDGDTVLTHCNAGRLACVDWGTALGVARSAIAEGKEIKVIACETRPLNQGSRITTWELMQDNIPVTLISDSMAGWAMRQGLVDSVLVGADRITQDVVFNKIGTYSLSILAKEHEIPFYVAAPISTFDFDGWEGSVKIEMRNPDELRFFGSEQLAPKDVEVYNPAFDATPMENITAVITEKGIFYPPFLLDEVLV; encoded by the coding sequence ATGAGGACAATTGATTGGAAGGACGAATCAAATTCCGTAGTGCTGGTAGACCAGACCCTGCTCCCAAAAGAGTACAGGATAATAGAATGCAAAACCCTGAGTTCTCTCTGTGAGGCTATAAAATCTCTCAGGATAAGAGGCGCGCCTGCTCTCGGTGCAGCAGGAGGTTTCGGAATCGCCCTTGCAGCTTTCCTGAGTGAAGCCAAAGATATCGAAACAATAACAAGGGATCTCGAGGTTGCAGGAAAAACTCTTAAGTCAACTCGCCCGACTGCAGTAAATCTTAGCTGGGGCGTGGACAGAGTCCTGAGAGCTATTTCGGATGCCTTTGATGTACAGGGAGTTCGGGATATTGCCCTTCAGGAAGCTAAAGACATTGCAGAAGAAGATGTAGCCATCAATAAGTTGATAGGCAAGTACGGGGCAAAACTTCTGAAAGATGGGGATACCGTACTCACACATTGCAATGCAGGCAGGCTCGCTTGCGTGGATTGGGGTACGGCTCTTGGAGTTGCGCGCTCGGCCATTGCTGAAGGCAAAGAAATCAAGGTTATTGCCTGTGAGACCAGACCTCTGAATCAGGGAAGCAGGATCACTACATGGGAGCTGATGCAGGATAATATTCCGGTAACCCTTATTTCGGATTCCATGGCTGGATGGGCAATGCGGCAGGGACTGGTAGACAGCGTGCTTGTAGGAGCTGACAGAATTACCCAGGATGTCGTTTTCAATAAAATAGGCACATATTCCCTTTCTATTCTTGCAAAAGAGCATGAAATTCCCTTTTATGTAGCAGCCCCTATCTCAACCTTCGACTTCGATGGCTGGGAGGGCAGCGTAAAAATTGAAATGCGAAATCCGGATGAACTTCGCTTTTTCGGCTCTGAGCAGCTTGCCCCGAAAGATGTGGAAGTTTACAATCCTGCTTTTGACGCAACTCCCATGGAAAATATAACTG